In Spinacia oleracea cultivar Varoflay chromosome 5, BTI_SOV_V1, whole genome shotgun sequence, a single window of DNA contains:
- the LOC130461601 gene encoding uncharacterized protein, with the protein MGTYVPKSGRGNTRAARNGKGKGSDVISDVEDDEDSEDVDFEETGSDGSDDDSEDETDIGDFIVEEEGLEDLMDEIHEKSFEDCLDGSSKMDKNYKNGKVYVEQEWGSIKLEPWLIFKDREAFLDVLKDYCIQEGFGLSVEKADSRRYTAVCAIEGCDWRIHASKMVDKMSWAIKSLTGEHKQCGRLEVNPIVTTKWLQVNKRLFYKVKAVAKEIIHGIFSESYALLPRYAEMIKETNPGSYALITWHNDGGNVDPRFKACFFSFGAQVRGFLKGCRPIIGIDGAHLSGYFKGILLSALGIDGNNEIFLLAYGVVDTESQESWTYFMRNLRALFQREGCNKDDWTFISDRMRGVDLAVHENFPKATRRCCSQHLYMNCKNGGWSGELFHKLFWIAANAYNPYVYNKAMEKITDFDPRATQYLDTCTEQWSRHQFEPEVCCDHNTTNFVESFNAVTKPYRDLPVLRLFEAIREWSMQRIGVRFDKAADMEPQHLTEHAKVELELRTAESRFCYSTACGGGEYEVREGHVKFPVNIDRRTCGCGVWQVSGIPCKHGLRVIYNQRLDPLDFVSHFFKGAAYKLAYAEHMHPMPDPTQWPEFNLPTINPPGIKRTAGRPPKQRKRGAMEAKKRKRHT; encoded by the exons ATGGGAACATATGTTCCTAAATCTGGTAGGGGAAACACAAGGGCTGCTAGGAATGGGAAGGGTAAGGGTAGTGATGTGATATCTGATGTTGAGGATGATGAGGACAGTGAAGATGTTGACTTTGAGGAAACTGGCAGTGATGGGAGTGATGATGACAGTGAGGATGAAACAGACATTGGTGACTTCATTGTTGAAGAGGAGGGGTTGGAGGATTTGATGGATGAAATCCATGAGAAGTCATTTGAGGATTGTTTAGACGGGAGCTCAAAAATGGACAAAAATTACAAGAATGGGAAAGTGTATGTTGAGCAGGAATGGGGTTCAATTAAGCTTGAGCCTTGGTTGATATTTAAAGATAGGGAGGCTTTTCTTGATGTTCTTAAGGACTATTGTATACAAGAGGGGTTTGGGTTAAGTGTTGAGAAGGCAGACAGTAGAAGATACACTGCTGTTTGTGCAATTGAGGGGTGTGATTGGAGGATTCATGCTTCAAAGATGGTTGATAAGATGAGTTGGGCTATAAAATCACTGACTGGGGAGCATAAACAGTGTGGTAGACTAGAGGTGAACCCCATAGTGACCACCAAATG GCTACAAGTTAACAAGAGGCTATTCTACAAGGTTAAGGCAGTGGCTAAGGAGATTATCCATGGGATTTTTAGTGAGTCATATGCCCTTCTACCTAGGTATGCAGAGATGATCAAAGAGACTAATCCTGGTAGTTATGCATTGATCACATGGCATAATGATGGTGGGAATGTGGACCCAAGGTTTAAGGCTTGCTTCTTCTCATTTGGTGCACAAGTAAGGGGGTTCCTGAAGGGGTGTAGGCCCATTATTGGAATTGATGGAGCTCACCTTAGTGGGTATTTCAAGGGGATTCTGCTGTCAGCCTTGGGGATTGATGGCAACAATGAGATATTCTTGCTTGCTTATGGGGTTGTTGACACTGAAAGCCAAGAGAGCTGGACCTATTTCATGAGGAACCTCAGGGCACTGTTTCAGAGAGAAGGCTGCAACAAGGATGACTGGACATTCATCAGTGACAGAATGAGG GGGGTGGATTTAGCTGTACATGAGAACTTCCCTAAGGCCACTAGAAGGTGTTGCAGTCAGCACTTGTACATGAACTGCAAGAATGGTGGTTGGAGTGGAGAATTGTTCCACAAACTATTCTGGATAGCTGCTAATGCTTACAACCCCTATGTGTACAACAAGGCCATGGAGAAGATCACTGACTTTGATCCCAGGGCTACACAGTACTTGGATACATGTACTGAGCAGTGGTCTAGACATCAGTTTGAGCCAGAAGTGTGTTGTGATCATAACACAACAAACTTTGTGGAATCATTCAATGCTGTCACCAAGCCCTACAGGGATTTACCAGTGTTGAGACTGTTTGAAG CTATTAGGGAGTGGTCTATGCAGAGAATTGGGGTCAGATTTGACAAAGCAGCAGACATGGAGCCTCAACACTTAACTGAGCATGCCAAAGTTGAACTGGAGTTGAGAACAGCTGAATCCAGGTTTTGCTACTCTACTGCATGTGGTGGTGGGGAGTATGAGGTGAGGGAAGGCCATGTGAAATTCCCAGTCAACATTGACAGGAGAACCTGTGGGTGTGGAGTTTGGCAGGTGTCTGGTATTCCCTGCAAACATGGTTTGAGGGTCATTTACAACCAGAGACTAGACCCTCTGGACTTTGTGTCCCATTTCTTCAAGGGTGCTGCTTATAAGCTGGCATATGCAGAACATATGCACCCTATGCCTGACCCTACTCAGTGGCCTGAGTTCAACCTTCCCACCATTAACCCTCCTGGAATTAAGAGGACTGCTGGAAGACCCCCTAAACAAAGAAAGAGGGGTGCTATGGAAGCTAAGAAGAGGAAGAGGCACACTTAA